In the Euphorbia lathyris chromosome 5, ddEupLath1.1, whole genome shotgun sequence genome, one interval contains:
- the LOC136230940 gene encoding organic cation/carnitine transporter 7-like, whose translation MAVGEAAAVYTVDEALIAVGFGKFQYLVLFYSGMGWVAEATEIMLLSFVGSAVQTQWNLTSHQVSLITTVVFLGMLVGAYSWGLVSDKYGRRKGFMVTAIVTFGGGFASSFSPNYVALLVFRGLAGLGLGGGPVLLSWFLEFVPAPTRGFWLIVFQAFWTVATILEAALAWIIMPRLGWRWLIALCSLPYFILLIFYPLTPESPRYLCLKNRKDEALHILEKISKLNGKPLPNGVLVTDHEIELQKQQHENGAPAGRWKDSNMGMFRSVLTLVSPKLLRTSLLLWIVFFGNAFSYYGLVLLTTELNKGNAHCNPNQKHSHKSGNINYRDIFITSFAEFPGLVIAAVTVDRLGRKVSMAGLFFVCLMFMLPLVVQQRAAVTTALLFGARICITGTFAVVYVYAPEIYPTSVRSTGVGVASSMGRIGGMICPIVAVSLVQGCHQTEAVVLFVGVIFISGICVSLFPFETKGRDLAESISSAKHQTPKPIDP comes from the exons ATGGCTGTGGGAGAAGCTGCTGCTGTGTATACGGTGGATGAAGCACTTATAGCAGTTGGATTTGGGAAATTCCAGTATCTAGTGCTGTTTTATTCGGGGATGGGTTGGGTTGCTGAGGCTACGGAAATAATGCTACTTTCATTTGTTGGGAGTGCTGTTCAGACTCAATGGAATCTTACTTCTCATCAAGTTAGCCTTATTACTACTGTTGTTTTTCTTGGGATGCTTGTTGGTGCTTATTCTTGGGGTTTAGTTTCGGATAAATATGGAAGAAG GAAGGGATTTATGGTGACGGCTATAGTTACATTTGGAGGTGGATTTGCGAGTTCGTTTTCTCCGAATTATGTAGCATTGCTTGTTTTTCGTGGTTTAGCAGGGCTTGGTTTAGGAGGTGGTCCAGTGCTGCTGTCATGGTTCTTAGAGTTTGTACCTGCACCTACACGAGGCTTTTGGTTGATTGTTTTCCAGGCTTTTTGGACTGTTGCAACTATTCTTGAGGCTGCTTTGGCTTGG ATTATTATGCCAAGATTAGGGTGGAGGTGGTTGATTGCTCTATGCTCTCTTCCATATTTCATTCTCCTTATATTTTACCCTCTAACGCCCGAATCCCCAAGGTACTTATGTTTGAAAAACAGAAAAGATGAAGCCCTCCACATTTTAGAGAAAATATCCAAACTAAATGGAAAACCATTACCCAATGGTGTCCTTGTCACTGATCATGAAATTGAGCTCCAAAAACAACAGCATGAAAATGGAGCTCCTGCTGGAAGATGGAAGGACTCTAACATGGGGATGTTCAGATCAGTCTTAACTCTTGTTTCACCAAAATTACTCAGAACAAGTTTGCTCTTATGGATTGTCTTTTTTGGGAACGCATTTTCCTACTATGGCCTTGTCCTGCTCACCACTGAGTTAAACAAAGGAAATGCTCATTGCAATCCAAATCAAAAGCACTCACATAAATCCGGGAACATCAACTATAGAGACATTTTCATTACTAGCTTTGCAg AGTTTCCTGGACTCGTCATAGCAGCTGTGACAGTCGATAGATTGGGGCGTAAGGTTTCGATGGCGGGGTTGTTTTTCGTGTGTTTGATGTTCATGTTACCTTTAGTGGTTCAGCAGCGAGCAGCAGTGACCACAGCTCTTCTCTTCGGAGCGAGAATATGCATCACGGGAACTTTTGCTGTGGTCTATGTGTATGCTCCGGAG ATATACCCAACATCAGTGAGGTCAACAGGAGTTGGAGTAGCAAGCTCAATGGGGAGAATTGGGGGAATGATATGCCCCATTGTGGCAGTAAGCTTGGTGCAAGGATGTCATCAAACTGAGGCAGTTGTGCTTTTTGTTGGGGTTATTTTTATATCGGGTATTTGTGTCTCGTTGTTCCCTTTCGAGACCAAGGGCCGCGATTTAGCCGAAAGTATATCCAGTGCTAAACATCAAACGCCAAAACCCATAGACCCTTGA